The DNA segment TATATGCGTACTGACTCCACACGTATTGCAGATTCTGCTATTTTAGAAGCAGGTAATTTTATTAAAGAAACTTATGGACCTGAATTTTCTCGTAACCATAAACGTTCAGATAAAAATGCTAAAGGTGCACAAGATGCCCATGAAGCAATCCGTCCAACCAGCGCTATGAGAAGCCCGCAAGAAGTAAAAGAATATCTAACGCGTGATCAACTTCGCTTATATCGTCTAATTTGGGAACGATTTATTGCTAGCCAAATGACGCCAGCTGTCCTTGATACGATGCGAGTAGACCTTGATAATAATGGCGTTAACTTTAGAGCAAACGGATCAAAAATTAAATTCCATGGATTTATGAAAGTTTATGTGGAAAGTAACGATGACAATACGGAAGAAAAAGAAAATATTTTACCGGATTTGAAAAAAGGAGACAAGGTACAGTCCGAATCACTAGAACAGCGTCAGCATTTTACGCAGCCACCTCCACGTTATACAGAAGCAAGGTTAGTAAAAACGCTTGAAGAAATTGGCATCGGTCGGCCATCTACTTATTCACCGACGCTAGATACGATTCAACGAAGAAATTATGTTTCTTTAACAAACAAACGATTTGTTCCTACAGAACTTGGTGAAATAGTTAATGAAATGATTGAAGAATATTTCCCTGAAATTTTAGATGTGAAGTTCACTGCGAATATGGAAAGTGAATTAGATGAAGTAGAGCACGGTGAAGTGGAATGGGTAAAAGTTATTGATGAATTTTATAAACAATTTGAACCAAATGTCATAAAAGCAGATGCAGAAATGGAAAAAATTGAAATTAAAGACGAACCAGCTGGTATCGATTGCGATCTTTGTGGAGCGCCAATGGTATACAAAATGGGAAAATATGGGAAATTTCTTGCATGTAGCAGGTTCCCAGATTGCCGAAATACGAAAGCTATCGTCAAAGAAATCGGTGTGACTTGTCCAAAATGTGAGAAAGGACATGTTATAGAAAGAAAAAGTAAGAAAAAACGTATTTTCTATGGTTGTGACCGTTATCCAGATTGCGATTACGTTTCTTGGGATAAACCTGTTGAACGAGCTTGTCCGAAATGTAATGAACGAGCACTAGTAGAGAAGAAATTGAAAAAAGGTGTACAAGTACAATGTACAAATTGTGATTACAAAGAATCAACCCAACAATAAATGGAAAATGGCAGCACTTGGATAGTTCCTGTGTTGCCATTGTTGCGCGAGGAGGCGGACAAATGGAAAAAAGTGTTAATGTAATTGGAGCAGGATTAGCTGGTAGTGAAGCAACATGGCAATTGGTAAAAAGAGGTATAAAAGTTGATTTATACGAAATGAGACCGGTAAAACAAACGCCAGCACACCATACGGATAAATTTGCGGAGCTAGTATGTACAAATTCATTGCGTGCTAACGGCTTAACCAATGCGGTAGGCGTCATAAAAGAAGAAATGCGAATACTTGACTCCATAATTATTGAATCAGCTGATAAGGCATCTGTGCCAGCTGGAGGAGCGCTTGCAGTCGATCGCCATGAGTTTTCAGGGTATATCACAGAAAAAGTGAAAAATCATCCGCTTGTGACAGTTCATACTGAGGAAGTAACATCTATTCCAGACGGTCCAACTATAATTGCTACAGGGCCTCTTACAAGTCCTGCTCTTGCAGAAGAGATTAAACAGCTTACTGGAGAAGATTACCTTTATTTCTATGATGCAGCAGCACCAATTATTGAAAAAGATAGTATTGACATGGATAAAGTATATTTAAAATCAAGATATGATAAAGGAGAAGCAGCTTATCTAAACTGTCCAATGTCAGAAGAAGAATTTAAGACATTTTATGAAGCGTTAGTAACTGCAGAAACAGCAGCATTAAAAGAATTTGAAAAAGAAGTATTTTTCGAAGGTTGTATGCCGATAGAAGTAATGGCTAAGCGTGGCATTAAAACAATGTTATTTGGACCACTTAAACCTGTTGGATTAGAAGATCCAAAAACTGGTAAAAGACCTTATGCAGTATTGCAACTAAGACAAGATGATGCAGCTGGAACGCTTTATAATATGGTTGGTTTTCAAACGCATCTAAAATGGGGTGAGCAAAAACGTGTATTTGGCTTGATTCCAGGTTTAGAAAATGCAGAAATAGTTCGTTATGGCGTTATGCACCGAAATACATTTATCAATTCGCCAACTGTACTTGAACCAACGTACCAATTAAAAACAAGAGATGATTTATTTTTTGCTGGTCAGATGACTGGCGTTGAAGGATATGTAGAATCAGCGGCTAGCGGTCTTGCAGCTGGAATTAACGCAGCAAATTTTGTACAAGAAAAAGAAACAATTGTATTTCCGGCAGAATCAGCTATAGGAAGTTTGGCGCATTATATTACAAGCGCGAGCAAAAAATCATTCCAACCAATGAACGTGAATTTTGGCCTTTTCCCAGAATTGCCTTCCAAAATTCGTGCGAAACAAGAACGCAATGAAAAATTGGCTGAAAGAGCTTTAGATGCAATAAAAAAGGTTGCAGAACAAGTCTAAAAACACTATAATGATTGAGGACTAATCTTTGCTGTTCTTTTAATCATGATGGACGCTTTTTGAACATTTTAGAAAGTGGATAGTGATGAAAAGACGGTTTTTCTTTCTACAAAAAGGTCTAGACAATTTGCAGCAATAAATGTTATTTTTTTCACAAAAATTAAGAATTTCATTTAAATTGATTGTAAATCCTAATTAATTCAAAAAGTTGTGAAAAATGGATAAAATTATTGCAACAAGTATATTCTTATGTTAACATGATAGTGTTTGAGAGGTGTATTTGTATGACACAAGAGGGAAAGTTAGAGCAACAATTTCTGAATTATCTTCACTCAGAACGAAACTATTCAGTAAACACAAGTACTGCTTACGAAAATGATATACTTGATTTTCGTCGCTTCTTAAATGAACAAGCTATTTCAGAATATCAACAAGTCACTTTTTTAGATGTTCGAATTTATTTAACTGAATTAAAACAAAAATCTTTTTCTCGAACAACTGTGGCTAGAAAGATTTCAAGTTTACGGAGTTTTTACACTTTTCTTTTAAGAGAGAATGTGATATCTGAAAACCCGTTTACTTACGTTTCACATGCGAAGAATCAGCTAAGGCTTCCCAAATTTTTCTATTCAGAAGAAATGGAAGCTTTGTTTCAAGTGGTTTATGAAGATAATGAAACGCTTACACTTAGGGATCGAGTTTTATTAGAAGTGCTTTACGGAACTGGCATTCGCGTGAGTGAGTGCGCAGGAATATTGCT comes from the Listeria welshimeri serovar 6b str. SLCC5334 genome and includes:
- the xerC gene encoding tyrosine recombinase XerC, with the protein product MTQEGKLEQQFLNYLHSERNYSVNTSTAYENDILDFRRFLNEQAISEYQQVTFLDVRIYLTELKQKSFSRTTVARKISSLRSFYTFLLRENVISENPFTYVSHAKNQLRLPKFFYSEEMEALFQVVYEDNETLTLRDRVLLEVLYGTGIRVSECAGILLSDLDTSYQAILIRGKGNKERYVPFGAYAEDAITDYLSSRTELMIRFKKEHDSLLINHYGDPLTTRGIRYCLTKIISKASLTRKIHPHMLRHTFATDLLNNGADMRTVQELLGHASLSSTQIYTHVTKEHLKSTYMKHHPRA
- the trmFO gene encoding FADH(2)-oxidizing methylenetetrahydrofolate--tRNA-(uracil(54)-C(5))-methyltransferase TrmFO, coding for MEKSVNVIGAGLAGSEATWQLVKRGIKVDLYEMRPVKQTPAHHTDKFAELVCTNSLRANGLTNAVGVIKEEMRILDSIIIESADKASVPAGGALAVDRHEFSGYITEKVKNHPLVTVHTEEVTSIPDGPTIIATGPLTSPALAEEIKQLTGEDYLYFYDAAAPIIEKDSIDMDKVYLKSRYDKGEAAYLNCPMSEEEFKTFYEALVTAETAALKEFEKEVFFEGCMPIEVMAKRGIKTMLFGPLKPVGLEDPKTGKRPYAVLQLRQDDAAGTLYNMVGFQTHLKWGEQKRVFGLIPGLENAEIVRYGVMHRNTFINSPTVLEPTYQLKTRDDLFFAGQMTGVEGYVESAASGLAAGINAANFVQEKETIVFPAESAIGSLAHYITSASKKSFQPMNVNFGLFPELPSKIRAKQERNEKLAERALDAIKKVAEQV
- the topA gene encoding type I DNA topoisomerase: MADYLVIVESPAKAKTIEKYLGKKFKVKASMGHVRDLPKSQMGVDTEHDYEPRYITIRGKGPVLKELKQAAKKAKKVYLAADPDREGEAIAWHLANSLELDQSDKLRVVFNEITKEAVKESFKTPRKIDMDLVNAQQARRILDRLVGYNISPILWKKVKKGLSAGRVQSIALRIIIDREKEINNFKPEEYWTIDGNFLKGKKKFQANFYGVEGKKKKLSTADDVKEVMSAIKGKTFDVTDVTKKERLRNPAAPFTTSSLQQEAARKLNYRTRKTMMLAQQLYEGITLGKQGTVGLITYMRTDSTRIADSAILEAGNFIKETYGPEFSRNHKRSDKNAKGAQDAHEAIRPTSAMRSPQEVKEYLTRDQLRLYRLIWERFIASQMTPAVLDTMRVDLDNNGVNFRANGSKIKFHGFMKVYVESNDDNTEEKENILPDLKKGDKVQSESLEQRQHFTQPPPRYTEARLVKTLEEIGIGRPSTYSPTLDTIQRRNYVSLTNKRFVPTELGEIVNEMIEEYFPEILDVKFTANMESELDEVEHGEVEWVKVIDEFYKQFEPNVIKADAEMEKIEIKDEPAGIDCDLCGAPMVYKMGKYGKFLACSRFPDCRNTKAIVKEIGVTCPKCEKGHVIERKSKKKRIFYGCDRYPDCDYVSWDKPVERACPKCNERALVEKKLKKGVQVQCTNCDYKESTQQ